The window ACCGGTCGTCGTCGACGCCGATGCCGTGGCGGCGGGAGTCGAGGTGCGTGGGCTGGACCACGACGAAGCCCTGCGACGCCCAGAAGGTCGTGAGGGGAGCGTAACCGTCGAGCGACCAGCCGTTTCCGTGGGAGAACAGCAGAACCGGCAGGTCGCGACCGTGCACGGGAGCCGAGACCCGCACCTCGAGCGGGAACGGTCGCGCCGGCGCTGCGAGGGTGACGGGAGCGACGGACACGACGGGCGCCGACGCGCCCAGCACGGTGTCGAGGGCGGCCACGATGGTCGAGTCGCGAAGCGGGGTGGGTGTATGCACGAGGTCTCATTTCCGGGATGTCGGCGACTCCGCGATACTGAAGCGGAGCATCGTTCCGCAACGATACGGAGCAGTGCTCCGTTTTGCAAGGAGGGCTGATGGCTGAGGTCGAGACGCGGGGCAGACGACGCGACGCGCGACGCAACGAGGAAGCGATCCTCGAGGCCGCGGCGGCGGTGTTCGTCGAGGCAGGCATCCAGGCGCCCGTCCGGGCGGTCGCGGAGAGGGCAGGGGTGGGGATGGGCACGCTCTACCGCCACTTCCCCACTCGCGCCGACCTGGTCGTGGCGCTCTACCAGCATCAAATGGATGCCGCGGCAGCAGCCGGGCCGGCATTGCTACGCGAGAGCCCGACTCCGGCGGCGGCGCTGCACGCCTGGGTGACGCTCTTCGTGGAATTCCTCATCACGAAACATGGCCTGGCCGATGCCCTGCAGGGCGACACGGAGCGCTTCGGAGCGCTCCACCAGTCCCTCACCGACCGGCTGGTGCCCGTCTGCGCCGACCTGCTGCACGCCGCCGCGCCGCACGGCGCCCCCGTCGAGGCGTACGCCTTCCTGCGGGGAATCGGCAACCTCTGCATCGGCGGCACGGCGCCCGGGTACGACCCGGAGCGCCTCGCGCACCTTCTCGTGGACGGCGCGTTGGTGTCATCCGGTTCCTGATTCAGGGCGCGTGACGCTCAGACCCCGTGCGGACGCATCAGCCCCCCGGGGCGGAGAACTCGATCCGCGAAGCGCGCACCGATGAGTGCGTGCGCCTCGGGACCGGGGTGGAGGGCGTCGAGGAGCGGCAGGTCTTCAGCATCCTCGAGGCCGTAGAGGTCGAGGCCGTCGAGATAGTGCAGGTGGGGGTCGTCGGCCCGCGCCGCGACCACCCGCTTGAGCGCCTCACGGATGACCTCGAGGGTCAACCGTCCGGCGGAGGTGTCTCCCGGCGTGCCCGTGGCGATGAAGCGGGTCTCGCCCGACGCCGCGGCGACGGGATCGACGGCCCCGGGACCGGGGGTGTTCTCATGGATGCCGCAGAAGATCGGCGACACCAGCAGCAGCGGGGTCTCGGGATGACCGTCGCGGATGGTGTCGAGGAAGCCGTGGACCGCCGGCACGAAGCTGCGGACGCGCATCGCGTCGAGATTCACCACGTTGATCCCGAGCTTGACGCTGATCAGGTCGGCAGGCGTGTCGCGCATCACCCGCGCCAGGAAGGGGTCGACCAGCGCACTGCCGCCCAAACCGAGGTTCTGCAGATTCACACCGGCACGGCGCGCGGCCACGACAGGCCAGATGCCCGTGGGCGTCGAGGCGTTGGAGCCGTGACTGATCGAGCTGCCGTGGTGGAGCCACACGGGATCGGTCGACGGCGCTGGCCGCACGGGGGCGTCGGCACGGAGCGAGACGATCTCGACCTGCTCGTTGTGCGGCAGCCACAGCTCGACGGTCTTTTCTCCCTGCCCCGGTAACGACACCTCGACCGTGTCGGGCCCTCCGGTGACCAGAGTCGTGGCCCCGGTCTGCATGTCCAGTTCGAGGGCGTCGCCGCCTGACAGCACCTGGGTGCCGGCCGAGGTGCCGTCGATGACGACATCCACCGCGCCGCGCGGCCGCGCGAAGCCGCGATAGGCCACCCGGGTGGTGTGCAGCTCGAGCGCCGCGACGGTCGCCGAGGTTGCGAACCGGAGGCGGACCCCCGACGGCTGGGCCTCCATCAGGGTCAGCTGAGGGTCCGCGTCACGCACACGGACACGGCGCGGCAGGCGGTGGGGACGCAGGCCCCGCTCGGTCGGTTCGATCTCTACAGCGCCGAGAACCAGGTCGGGGACGAGGGTGGCGGTGATCATGGTCGGAGTCCTTCGATGTCAGTTGGCGAGCTCGTCGAGCCACGACGAGCGCAGGCGGAGGGCGCGCTCGGTGCTGGCGATGACGACGGCGACGGTGACGATCACGTTCAGAACGGGCGAGAGACGGATCGGCGACGCGAACGTCCCGATGCTGTCGGCGATCGCCGGCACCTGCGAGATCGTCTCGATGATCTGCGGCACGGTGATGCAGACGCCCACCAGCACGAACAGCGTCGCCACCGCGCCGATGACCCGACTCAGAACCGGATGACGGTGGTGGAGCCGGGCGCGCAAGCCCTCCGCCGAGCGAGGGTGAGGGGTCAGTTGACGCTCCTCTCCGGCATCCGGAACGAAATGGCAGCGACGGAGGCCCGACGCGCGCGCGGCGACCTCGATGTGCCCGCCGGGGACGGCGAACCGGGCCGGCAGCCGCGAGACCGCGACCTGGAGCCCGTCGCGGTAGAGGCGGGCACGGACCTCACCGTCGTCGCGGTCTCCGAGCTGGCGGACGTCGACGGCGAAGGTGGTCGTCGCGCCGCCCGGCGCCGGGAGGTCGAGCAGGAACAGCGATCGGCTCAGGACCTGCCACCAGCGGAACGGTGGCAGCGGGCGGCCGTCGCCGGGCTTCACGCGACGCTCGGCGAGGCGGGCGCGCCAGGAGGGGGTGGGGCGTGAGGGCGTCGGCATGTCAGAGCAGCACCTGACTCAGCGGGTGGACGAGGTACAGCAGCGAGTAGGACTCCCAGATCGCGCCGATGACGAGCAGCACCAGCGCGGGAAGAGCGAGGAGGCCGAGGGAGCCGAGACCGCGAACGTATCCGCGACGACGGGTGGGCGCGCCGACACGGTGCGGGAAGAGCCAGTTGCGTCCGATGAGATACGCCCCGAGGAGGATCAGTATGTACGCCTGCAGCTCGATGATCACCGTGAGAACGTGCGGGATGAGCGCGACCCAGCCGATGGGAGTCGTCTGCACGAGCGTGACGCCCGTCACGACCGCCCACCCGCCGAAGATCGCCAGCCCTGCGAACGGGATGATGAGCGACGGAACGACGATCGTGGCGAGGCTCAGCTGCAGGACGTTCACCGCGAAGATCAGCAGCGCGAAGAGCGGGGCGGAGTTCACGACGGAGCGGACGGCGTCGCCCGTGCCGTCGGTTTCGAGCGCTTCAGCCCGCATGGCGGGGAGCTCGGGGAAGGTCAGACCGATGACGAAGCCGATCGCGACGAGGCCGTAGGCGGCGAGATTGAGGAGCAGATAGACGCGGAGGTTCTCGCGGATGACGCGGAAGGGCCGCAGCAGGAAGGGGACCTTCGCCGGGCTGGTGTCGGTGGGCAGGGATTGCGTTGTGGGCATGGTTCCATCGCACCGGATGCCGGGGCGCAGCGGCAGTGCCGGGGTGTCACCTTCTGGCGTGACATTGGTCAGGGGTGGAGAACAGATGTATTACATGAGTGGTGAATTCTGCGGATTCAGTGTCGGAACCCTCTGCGATGATGTGGGTAGGTCATCGAGACGGGGATTGCAGTGGACGCGGACGAGAAGCGACGGCGGGTGGAAGACAGGCGCGCCGGGGTGTTCGCGGATGAGCTGGCTCGGTTGCAGCGGGCGGAGGCGAAGCTCGCCGCGAAGAAGACCCGGCTGCTCGCCGACGCGTACACGCTCACTCTGGAGCAGCGGTCTCGGATCGGGTCGGTGTCGTCTCGGGAGCGGGACATCCCGCTGCGTTCCATGGCGCTCGAGCTCGGGATGGCGGTCAGGGTGAATGACCGATCGATGCAGTCCCAGATGCACGACGCCTACGAACTGATCGAGTTGTTCCCCCAGACGATGGCGGCGCTGGTGGAGGGGCGGGTGACCAGGGCGCATGCGCAGGTGATCCAGGACGCCGGGCGGGTGATCGAGGACCCCGACGATCGGGCTAGTTTCGAGCAGATCGTATTGGTGGAGGCGGAGCGGCAGACGGTGCCGCGGACGAAGAAGTACGCCATCCAGCGCGCCGCGGTGTTGGACCCGAGGCCCCTGCAGGAACGACACGACACCGCGATCCGGGAACGGCGGGTGTGGGTCACCGACCTCGACGACACCCTGTCGACCCTGACAATCCTGGGCGGGAACGTGTACATCCACGGGGTGTACCACCGGCTCACCGGGCAGGGCACCACGATCAAGGACGTCGACCGCGCCAAACGACGCGAGTATGCCGTTGCGCAGGGTGACGCCGACGCGAACGACGGGAGCGGCGGCCCAGGATCCGGGTCGGGATCGGGGTTCGGGCTCGGTGAGACCGGGACAGACGACAACGTGATCGGGAGCGGAGAGACGGCGGAGCCGTGGTTCGATGACCGGTCACTGGATGAGATCCGCTGCGACCTCGCCCTGGACATGCTCCTCACCGGGTCCCCCACGATCGACCCCACCGACGGGGCGAAGGGCGGACTCGGCGCCATCACCGCCGAAGTGCAGATCACCATCCCGATCACCACATTGACCGGAGTCACCAACTCCGGCGCCGAATTGAACGGGATCACCCCAGTGGACCCCGAGACCGCGAGGCGGATGGCGGGGACGGCGAGGGTCTGGGATCGGGTGATGACCGACCCCATCACCGGCGTGGTCACCGCGGTCGATCGTTACGTGCCCCATCCGTCGCAGACGAGGTTCCTCAACGCCCGCGACGTCACCTGCCGCACCCCGGGATGCCGGAGACCCGCGAAACTCTGCGATAAAGACCACTCCACAGACTTCGCGTTAGGCGGTCCAACGTCCAACGACAACCTCTGCAACGAATGCGCCCGACACCACACGCTCAAACACGCCACGAACTGGCACGTGGAACAGCTCCCAGGCGGCATCCTGAAGTTCACCAGCCCGGGCGGGAAGAACTACGAAAGCCATCCACCCTCACGCGTCGCATTCGTCCCCACCGACGACGGCGGACTCGCCGTCGCACCCTTCTGACGCATGGCCTCGCTCGACCAACGTGGGGTGGGCGCTCTCAGGCACCGGTGGGCTGGGACTCGGTGACGCGTCGCTTTTCGCGGATGTAGACCTCTCGCCGACAGCGGGCGACGACCTCGCCGCTCGCATCCGTGATCCCGGTCTCGAACCACTCGCGAACTTTGGCTCCACCGGCGGCACGCGCACGCAGGTCGGCCACCTGTTCGGACGACACGTGGAAGCGTGCCGTGAGCACGCCGCGGCCGGGCTTGAGGAACTCGATCTCGCCCCGGGTGTCCCACACGATGTAGTCGCGTCCCAGCTGATGCATGATCAGCATGAAGAAGTAGGGGTCGGTCATCGCCGACATCGACCCGCCGAACGCCGTGCCGACATAGTTGCGGGTGAGGCGATTGACGTGCAGCTCGACGACCGCTTCGGTCCAGTCGTCGGCGAAGTGCTTCACCCGGATTCCGCTGAACAGGTTCGGCAGCCAGAGGCTCATACCGCGAGCGAGGCGGCGAGGTGTGACGCGCATCCCCCGATTGTCGAAGCGAGCCCTCGACGCGACAAGCGGATTGTCGCTGAGCGCTCACGAATCGATCGTCACGGTGAGATCTTGCTCAACGTTTCCACAGGACTGGCGCAATGAGCGCCGCATACACCCGCCGCGCCCCTATCGTGGGGAACAACCCGTCCGGAAGCACCACCGAGGCTCGAAGGAGAGTCTTATGGTCACCACCCTTCTTTTCATCGCGATCGTCGCCATCGTCGCCTGGATCGCCCTGTCCATCACCGCAGGACTTCTTGTCGGCCGCAGCATCTCGGTCGCTGACCAGCACGAACGACCCGCTGCCCCGCCGCGAGCGATGTCGGCCCACGTGCCGACGCACTAGGGGGCCGCCGCGCACAGCGGATCACCGTCGCCAGGCCGTCACGCGGCATCCGATTGTTACGAATACGAGAACAGCACCGCGCGTCCCTGCACGCTGTCAGGCTGCACCTCTACGCTGGGCGAGGACTCTCCCGTCGGGCATCGCCCGTACGCACTCCCCCGGCGTGCGGTGACGCGCGAACTCCCCCCGTTTCGCCGCCCGGTCCGTGGAGTCCTGGTCCCCTCGAGCGCCCCTCGCCAGACGTGCGCTCGAGGGGGCCGATTCCGCACCGGGGTCAGGTGGCGGTGGACGGCGTCGCGGCCTCGAGATGCGGGCGAGCGGCGTCCATGAACCTCGTCGGATCGTCGGCCCAGAAGCGGATCTCATCGATGCGCACCACGCCGCGCGGCATCGCCACCTCGATCGGCCGCTCGAGTTCGACGACCAGATTCGTCTCATCCTGCATCGGAAGGTGCAGAACCCAGGCGTCCTCCACCCGGCCGGGAGTGAACTTCGGCCCCTTGTGACGGATTTCGCGCCGTCGCGCAACGGACAGGACGTCGTCCCAGCCGAGCACGACCTCCAGATCGGTGCTCTGCCGGACGCGGATGCCCTCCGGGCCCACGGCGTGCGGGCGCGTGAGGTAGCCCGCGAGCATCCCGAGCATGAAGACGACACCCCAGATCCCGAGGATGAGCAGCGGGACGCGTACGAACGGCCAGGGGTGGACGATCAGATCGATGATCGGCACCTCGAGCGCCGAGAGCACGATGAAGATGGTCAGGATGCCGACGATGGGGCGGTGATACGGCACCGCCACCGCCCCGGCCGGCACCCGGGGCCGGAAGAAGACGAGTCGGGCGAGGCTGACCCATCCCGCCGCCTCCATTCGAGTGGCACGCCCCACCAGGCGCTTCGTACGCTCGGACCGCGTCTCGGCGGGGAAGGACGGCGACGGGGTCTCGGGCTCCGGTGCGGACAGAGGTACGGTCGGGGGCGCCGCTGTGGGTGCCGCGGGGACCGGCGATGACGTGGTGGAGCCGGAGGTGGATGTCACGGCGCATCCTCGCTCTCACGGGCGGCCGCGAGCATGGTCTCGTAACGATTCGCCAGCGCCTCCAGGCCGGAAGCGAGGGCCTCCTTCTCAGCGGCGCCGAGTTCGGCGACGAGTTCGCCGGCCATCTGCTCACGCTGCGCGACCATCTGCTGCATGACGTCCTGTCCGAGGTCGGTGAGCGCGACGAGCGTCGCGCGGCGGTCTGTCGGGTGGGGTGACCGCGTGACGTGCCCGCTGACCTCGAGGGCATCGACGAGACCGGTGATGTTCCGGGGGCTGACCTCGAGCGCCGTTGCGAGCGAATGCTGCGTCGACGGCCCGGCCGACTGCAGCACCCACAGCACCGCGGCGCGCGACATCGTGAGCGACGTGCCGGCGAAGGGCTCGGCCATGTCGCGCTGAACCAGATCAGCCAGGCGCATCACGCCGTCGAGAATGCGAAGTGCGTCGGTCATCGCGGGTCCCCGTGAGACGGGGCGGCCGGTTCGACGGGCTCGGCGGTGAGCTGGCCCATCAACGAGGCGATGTCGGAGGCGATCCATTCTTCGGCGATCAGGCCGTCTTCCACCCGATAGTGCTCGAGACTCTGCCACGACACCGTGCGGCCCGTGGCCGGAATGCCGAGGAAGTCACCGGTGTGGCGCGCGGTGTAGGTGATGTTGAACGCGACGAGATCCCCGGCGGCGAGCTCGTGCTGGATGTCGAACGTCAGATCCGAGAAGGCGGCATTCATGATCGCGACATTCCCCAGCCACGCCTCCCGGCCGATCAGCATCTCGGGAGCACCGTGCACGGTGATGCGGAAGTCATCCGTCAGGAGCGGCGCGACCTCATCGGGTCGACCGGCGGCGACGAGGTCAAGCCCCGTCCGCAGCAGGGCGATGTGGGTGTCGGTCGTCGCGCTCATGGCATCCCCGTTCGTGAAGTTACTTCACAATGTATCACGATCACGGATTGTTCTTCCGTCGGCGTGGAAAGCCCCCGCTAGGCTCGCCGGATGGCTGAGGAGCGAAAGAGGACACGGAACGGCGTCGGCATCGGGATCGCGCTCGGCCTCCCCTTCGGCGCGGTCATCGGGATGCTGCTGTTCGACAACATCGCGATCGGGACGGCCCTCGGATTGGTGTTCGGTCTCACGATCGGCGCGGCCGTCGACGCGCGCACAGCTGCGACGTCCGACGACGAGACGGAAGAACGACCCTAGGACCGCTCCGGATCAGCGACGCACGGCGCGATCGTGCCGCACGCGAGCCACGACGGTCGCCACGACGATCAGCACGACCGCGATGACAGCCGCGACTCCGGTCGGCGGGGAGTACGGCTCGTCGGTGAACCGGGCCACCGCGACCCACACGACACCCCAGCTGAGGGAGAGTGCCGGCGCGATGCGCCCGCCACCCCAGAACGCCAGCGCGATGCCGACCGCCGCCGCGACGGCGAGCACGAACGACGACCACACCTCGGGTGCGATGCCGAAGCCCTCGAAGCCGACCGCGTAGAAGATCGCCGTCGCGTTCGCCGCGGTCGCGATGATGACCCAGCCGAGATAGAGGCCGATCGCGCCGTCGGCCACGACGACCTCGACCCTGTTCTTCGGTCGGGTCTGGCGAAGGATCACGAAGCTCCGGCACAGCACGACCAGCAGCAGGGCGATGACAGGGAGGCTCAGGAAGAGGAGGTTCAGCTGGACGACGCCGATCCAGACCGCGTTGAGGATGAGGGAGGCGGCGACCCACCAGCCGATCCGCTGCTGACGCTCATCGAAACGCTGGCCGGGAAGGGCCTGCCAGATGGCGTAGGCGAGCATGCCGGTGTAGATGACGCTCCAGATGCGGAACGCCCCGGTGCCGGGGGCGATGAGCGTGGAGTCGGAGTTGAGGAAGCCGCCCGCGGCCTCTTGGATCGGGGTGCCGAAGAACACCCCCGAGCCGATGAAGGCCGCCACGATCGCAAGGATCGAGCTGACGAGGATGATCACCTGGCGCGCGATCGCCCGGGTGCGGGTGCTCGGCTCGGTGTTCGTGTCGGTCTTGGT of the Microbacterium invictum genome contains:
- a CDS encoding HNH endonuclease signature motif containing protein produces the protein MDADEKRRRVEDRRAGVFADELARLQRAEAKLAAKKTRLLADAYTLTLEQRSRIGSVSSRERDIPLRSMALELGMAVRVNDRSMQSQMHDAYELIELFPQTMAALVEGRVTRAHAQVIQDAGRVIEDPDDRASFEQIVLVEAERQTVPRTKKYAIQRAAVLDPRPLQERHDTAIRERRVWVTDLDDTLSTLTILGGNVYIHGVYHRLTGQGTTIKDVDRAKRREYAVAQGDADANDGSGGPGSGSGSGFGLGETGTDDNVIGSGETAEPWFDDRSLDEIRCDLALDMLLTGSPTIDPTDGAKGGLGAITAEVQITIPITTLTGVTNSGAELNGITPVDPETARRMAGTARVWDRVMTDPITGVVTAVDRYVPHPSQTRFLNARDVTCRTPGCRRPAKLCDKDHSTDFALGGPTSNDNLCNECARHHTLKHATNWHVEQLPGGILKFTSPGGKNYESHPPSRVAFVPTDDGGLAVAPF
- a CDS encoding GDSL-type esterase/lipase family protein codes for the protein MITATLVPDLVLGAVEIEPTERGLRPHRLPRRVRVRDADPQLTLMEAQPSGVRLRFATSATVAALELHTTRVAYRGFARPRGAVDVVIDGTSAGTQVLSGGDALELDMQTGATTLVTGGPDTVEVSLPGQGEKTVELWLPHNEQVEIVSLRADAPVRPAPSTDPVWLHHGSSISHGSNASTPTGIWPVVAARRAGVNLQNLGLGGSALVDPFLARVMRDTPADLISVKLGINVVNLDAMRVRSFVPAVHGFLDTIRDGHPETPLLLVSPIFCGIHENTPGPGAVDPVAAASGETRFIATGTPGDTSAGRLTLEVIREALKRVVAARADDPHLHYLDGLDLYGLEDAEDLPLLDALHPGPEAHALIGARFADRVLRPGGLMRPHGV
- a CDS encoding tryptophan-rich sensory protein, translating into MSTRASSNTKTDTNTEPSTRTRAIARQVIILVSSILAIVAAFIGSGVFFGTPIQEAAGGFLNSDSTLIAPGTGAFRIWSVIYTGMLAYAIWQALPGQRFDERQQRIGWWVAASLILNAVWIGVVQLNLLFLSLPVIALLLVVLCRSFVILRQTRPKNRVEVVVADGAIGLYLGWVIIATAANATAIFYAVGFEGFGIAPEVWSSFVLAVAAAVGIALAFWGGGRIAPALSLSWGVVWVAVARFTDEPYSPPTGVAAVIAVVLIVVATVVARVRHDRAVRR
- a CDS encoding ester cyclase, which gives rise to MSATTDTHIALLRTGLDLVAAGRPDEVAPLLTDDFRITVHGAPEMLIGREAWLGNVAIMNAAFSDLTFDIQHELAAGDLVAFNITYTARHTGDFLGIPATGRTVSWQSLEHYRVEDGLIAEEWIASDIASLMGQLTAEPVEPAAPSHGDPR
- a CDS encoding DUF4442 domain-containing protein, which codes for MRVTPRRLARGMSLWLPNLFSGIRVKHFADDWTEAVVELHVNRLTRNYVGTAFGGSMSAMTDPYFFMLIMHQLGRDYIVWDTRGEIEFLKPGRGVLTARFHVSSEQVADLRARAAGGAKVREWFETGITDASGEVVARCRREVYIREKRRVTESQPTGA
- a CDS encoding MarR family transcriptional regulator, which codes for MTDALRILDGVMRLADLVQRDMAEPFAGTSLTMSRAAVLWVLQSAGPSTQHSLATALEVSPRNITGLVDALEVSGHVTRSPHPTDRRATLVALTDLGQDVMQQMVAQREQMAGELVAELGAAEKEALASGLEALANRYETMLAAARESEDAP
- a CDS encoding TetR/AcrR family transcriptional regulator: MAEVETRGRRRDARRNEEAILEAAAAVFVEAGIQAPVRAVAERAGVGMGTLYRHFPTRADLVVALYQHQMDAAAAAGPALLRESPTPAAALHAWVTLFVEFLITKHGLADALQGDTERFGALHQSLTDRLVPVCADLLHAAAPHGAPVEAYAFLRGIGNLCIGGTAPGYDPERLAHLLVDGALVSSGS